The Plasmodium yoelii strain 17X genome assembly, chromosome: 8 genome includes a region encoding these proteins:
- a CDS encoding plasma membrane protein 1, putative: MTINIRWSSKIWHLITIFLLIITIKNILIKCFNHEGHEAIGMVTMSGLKNNQLYELKKILNGKDIVDIGKWSHLVHNKIKGAESMHYNLQNNDCQKAIFKCENENGLCLINSIRYFYNKLMETPNSSNSSNNEIEKTKETTNKITFKYPKNINFTDSDSLKYLVSLIADMHQPLRISYKYDNGGKNIKIYYRNNQGAKIKSTLFEYIENDLINKMIEKYQSSWYSGWTHINRIYDQHKKDEILFKEKGINAIEIWATEIVNDFCYDFYLNNYVSSFLTNVKNELHFNTNKEIDIPKDLEARFERLIKLNILKAGSRIAIILNHIFANKTFSNFRKISELDKGQYDKLESYTSPSTYKRNALLINLAILLSILVIILYYNFVINKKRKTLLPNKMVEVELKNKSN, translated from the exons ATGACTATAAATATAAGATGGAGTAGTAAAATATGGCATTTGATAacgatttttttattaataattactataaaaaatattttgataaaatgttttaatcATGAAGGACATGAAGCAATAGGAATGGTGACTATGTCAGGATTAAAAAACAATcaattatatgaattaaaaaaaatattaaatggaAAAGATATTGTTGATATTGGAAAATGGAGTCATTTAgttcataataaaataaaaggagCAGAAAGTATGCATtataatttacaaaataatgatTGTCAAAAAGCAATTTTTAAatgtgaaaatgaaaatggattatgtttaattaattcaataagatatttttataacaaatTAATGGAAACACCAAATTCTTCAAATTCtagtaataatgaaattgagaaaacaaaagaaacaacaaataaaataactttTAAATATcccaaaaatattaattttactGATTCAGATTCACTAAAATATTTAGTATCATTAATTGCTGATATGCATCAACCTTTGAGaatttcatataaatatgataatggaggaaaaaatataaaaatttattatcgTAATAATCAAGGtgctaaaataaaaagtactttatttgaatatattgaaaatgatcttataaataaaatgatcGAAAAGTATCAATCGTCATGGTATAGTGGATGGACACATATTAATAGAATTTATGATCAAcataaaaaagatgaaattttatttaaagagAAAGGTATTAATGCGATCGAAATTTGGGCAACAGAAATAGTCAATGATTTTTGTTATGATTTTTATCTTAATAATTATGTTTCTAGCTTTTTAACAAATGTAAAGAATGAATTAcattttaatacaaataagGAAATAGATATACCAAAAGATTTAGAAGCACGATTTGAGAGATTAATTAaacttaatattttaaaggcTGGTTCACGAATTGCGATTATATTGAATCATATATTTGCTAACAAAactttttcaaattttagaaaaatttCAGAGTTGGATAAAG gacAATATGATAAACTTGAGAGTTATACTTCTCCGTCTACATACAAAAGAAATGCATTACTCATAAACTTGGCAATACTTTTATCTATCTTG GTAATAATACTATACTACAACTTCGTAATTAATAAGAAGCGCAAAACATTGTTACCGAATAAGATGGTGGAAGTTGAGCTAAAGAATAAATCCAATTAA
- a CDS encoding ribosomal protein L35, apicoplast, putative has protein sequence MKFWFYNIIFLVFMLKFSKCLAWFNDKNKSKLCLTTLYKNNILIKKKKKKNILNIFPHSSLQLKKYEFVHKDMYVNSKNMLNKNKLLKNISFLNFKKCTYKNWDTNFFVLFVRGCTNVKPKTNKSIAKRFKITKNGKLIRKKCGGSHMLRKRTSANRTSLRKKTVIASNKIVKKYKSVIFK, from the coding sequence ATGAAGTTTTGGttttacaatattatatttttagtttttatgttaaaattttcaaaatgcTTGGCATGGTTTAACGACAAAAATAAGTCCAAGCTATGTTTAACTACGTTGTataagaataatatattaataaaaaaaaaaaaaaaaaaaaatattttaaacatTTTCCCACATTCAAGtctacaattaaaaaaatatgaatttgTACATAAAGACATGTATGTAAATTCCAAAAACATGCTAAACAAAAATAagcttttaaaaaatatatcctttttaaattttaaaaaatgtacataCAAAAATTGGGATACAAATTTTTTCGTATTATTCGTTCGTGGATGCACTAATGTAAAACccaaaacaaataaatcgATTGCAAAAAGatttaaaataacaaaaaatggaaaattaataagaaaaaaatgtggTGGAAGTCATATGCTTAGAAAAAGAACATCAGCAAATAGAACATCcctaagaaaaaaaacagtTATAGCTTCGAATAAAATAgtcaaaaaatacaaaagtGTAATTTTTAAGTAA
- a CDS encoding peptide deformylase, putative — MGLLEYCFFILGILFYCLKPCSSFLTIKNGNWCLRDNILREKKSKLRLHLLSSKVSENDLKIVIYPNSILRQKSEEVIYFDDNLKNLIRRMFKAMYENKGIGLSAPQVNISKRIIVWNALYEKRDEKNERVFINPLIVQESAVKNKLIEGCLSFPNIEAKVERPAIVSISYYDINGNKHLKILKGIHARVFQHEYDHLNGVLFIDRITQTEKQKIKGKLNELVREYRAEFTEEPAI, encoded by the exons ATGGGTTTATTAGAATATTGTTTCTTTATATTgggtatattattttattgtttgaAACCCTGTTCATCATTTTTGACgataaaaaatggaaactGGTGTTTAAGAGATAATATATTAAGAGAGAAAAAAAGCAAGTTAAGGCTTCATTTACTTTCATCAAAAGTTAGTGAAAATGATTTGAAAATTGTGATTTATCCAAATTCCATTCTTCGCCAAAAAAGTGAAgaagttatttattttgatgaCAATTTAAAG aactTGATAAGACGAATGTTTAAGGCAATGTATGAAAACAAAGGAATTGGATTATCAGCTCCCCAAGTTAATATCAGTAAACGCATAATTGTTTGGAATgctttatatgaaaaaagagatgaaaaaaatgaacgtGTATTTATTAATCCGTTAATAGTACAAGAAAGTgcagtaaaaaataaattaatagaaGGATGTTTATCATTTCCAAATATCGAAGCTAAAGTAGAAAGACCAGCTATAGTTTCGATTAGTTATTATGACATAAATGGAAATAAAcatttgaaaattttaaaagGAATACATGCTCGTGTTTTTCAACATGAATATGATCATCTTAATggtgttttatttattgataGAATTACTCAAActgaaaaacaaaaaattaaaggaaAATTGAATGAACTAGTAAGGGAATATAGGGCTGAATTTACGGAGGAACCAGctatttaa
- a CDS encoding translation initiation factor SUI1, putative, protein MFKNKITLSNKNFLGNKDRKKLAIILKSTFNIENDEEINELLDKEDASICKVQKKKITIYFSKNNPVLVSINNLIFPTVYTLWKFPRMIPCFVIYPPASEFLLRGADLMIPGICKNIDDLDKLKPGAIWGVRVFNNPYIFAVGECCVEYNNNNNMKNLYTSKGKCLKLVHTFTDELWKLGSLDIPDISFKNKIIDSVENIVDDFSEFKIYGENNKGAKKKNNNNIKVEEKKKEKTDEKGKFGWSSDSDTSEAKKSDTEKVAEKENEKTYKGSSNEKYLANFYKHFDIILKNKNKEKNSQDELKLKNSNTGTTIIASNNNCDKKEYIHDLNSMNNGINLSKENYMNKEDNWENLEESIASADNNGDNNGDNNGDNNDDDDNDDDNNDNSALSETENEGFKTEREGHIFSGGENCVSEEKDIISEQGESHKNLKNKKQRNPKNKNVGKKKDKHEHNEDQYSSNDENGGENKTNKYDIHNNKNYNNIFELKTEQQDKLLLYLFLESIYYITDDSLPIDASGIYSKMTKEFSYIHKNKVFLEDLENDNVCYEIINKINKKEINILLDVKKSSYKKLIKFIQHCSKIKLIKIKENRNIVSIVNINKEHPLFSSYKFMDINEKKKCDNENVKNENTTSNSKGAQVLEFYMPSTKTLNIFKHINKKTEKNTYFTIKELREIFHTYITLNNLQSDKDKSLIKINNDIQAFLSSEKCDNMLPYDIAVNKFISLQQPCYAIVKPNANFDIDPIKIIKGVCPSIHIYSVARMKGKKYVTHITNLYLFYVDLQKFSEQIQKQLACSCSIVISPSTQKEEVLVQGNVVNQIHTILITNYFLPRKYIVLNVK, encoded by the exons ATgttcaaaaacaaaataacattatcaaataaaaactTCCTGGGCAACAAAGATCGAAAAAA actagcgataattttaaaaagcaCATTTAACattgaaaatgatgaagaaatTAATGAATTATTAGACAAAGAAGACGCAAGCATTTGTAAAGTacaaaagaagaaaattactatatatttttctaaaaataatCCCGTTCTAGTCagtattaataatttaatatttccaACAGTTTATACTCTATGGAAATTTCCACGTATGATTCCTTGTTTTGTCATATATCCACCTGCTTCCGAATTCTTGCTAAGAGGAGCAGATTTAATGATTCCAGGAATATGCAAAAACATAGACGATTTGGATAAACTTAAACCTGGTGCAATATGGGGTGTCAGGGTTTTTAATAATCCATATATTTTTGCAGTAGGAGAATGTTGCgttgaatataataataataataatatgaaaaatttatatacctCAAAAGGTAAATGCTTAAAATTAGTTCATACATTTACTGACGAATTGTGGAAATTGGGATCCCTTGATATACCAGATATTagttttaaaaacaaaattatagaTTCTGTGGAAAATATAGTTGACGATTTTAGTGAgtttaaaatatatggaGAAAATAACAAAggtgcaaaaaaaaaaaataataataatatcaaagtagaagaaaaaaagaaagaaaaaacagATGAAAAGGGAAAATTTGGATGGTCTTCTGATTCTGATACATCTGAAGCTAAGAAAAGTGATACAGAAAAGGTAGcggaaaaagaaaatgaaaaaacatataaGGGTTCGTCTAACGAAAAATATTTAGCAAATTTTTACAAACATTTTGacataatattgaaaaataaaaataaagagaaAAATAGCCAAGATGaattaaaattgaaaaacTCTAATACAGGTACAACCATTATTgctagtaataataattgtgataaaaaggaatatatacATGACCTTAATTCTATGAACAATGGTATAAATTTAagtaaagaaaattatatgaataaagAGGATAATTGGGAAAATCTTGAAGAATCAATAGCAAGTGCAGATAACAATGGCGATAATAATGGCGATAATAATGGCGATAATAATGACGATGACGATAACGATGACGATAATAATGACAATTCTGCATTATCTGAAACCGAAAACGAGGGTTTTAAAACCGAACGGGAAGGTCATATTTTTAGTGGAGGTGAAAATTGTGTAAGTGAAGAAAAAGACATAATTAGTGAGCAAGGTGAGAGtcataaaaatttgaaaaataaaaaacaaagaaaccccaaaaataaaaatgtaggaaaaaaaaaagacaaacaTGAACATAATGAAGATCAATATTCTagtaatgatgaaaatggaggggaaaacaaaacaaataaatatgatatacataataacaaaaattataataatatatttgaattaaAAACTGAACAACAAGATaaacttttattatatttgtttctagaatcaatttattatattacaGATGATAGTTTACCAATTGATGCTTCAGGAATTTATAGCAAAATGACAAAAgaattttcatatattcataaaaataaagtatttTTAGAAGACCttgaaaatgataatgtatgttatgaaataataaataaaattaataaaaaagaaataaatatattattagatgTCAAAAAATctagttataaaaaattaataaaatttattcaaCATTGctcaaaaataaaactgataaaaattaaagaaaatcGAAATATTGTTTCAattgtaaatataaataaagaacatcctttattttcttcatacaaatttatggatataaatgaaaaaaaaaaatgtgataatgaaaatgttaaaaatgaaaacacAACATCAAATAGTAAAGGAGCACAAGTATTAGAATTTTATATGCCTTCAACAAAaactttaaatatatttaaacatataaataaaaaaacagaaaaaaatacatattttactATAAAAGAATTAAGAGAAATATTTCACACATATATTactttaaataatttacaatcagataaagataaaagtttaataaaaataaataatgatatacaAGCATTTTTATCATCCGAAAAATGTGACAATATGTTACCTTATGATATTGctgttaataaatttatttcctTACAACAACCTTGTTATGCTATAGTTAAACCAAATGCTAATTTTGACATTGAcccaataaaaataataaaaggtGTATGTCCatctatacatatttattccGTTGCACGAAtgaaaggaaaaaaatatgtaacaCACATAACTAacctttatttattttatgtagATCTTCAAAAATTTTCTGAACAAATACAAAAACAGCTAGCTTGTTCATGTTCTATTGTAATTTCACCTTCAACACAAAAAGAGGAGGTATTGGTACAAGGAAATGTAGTTAATCAAATTCACACAATTCTAATTactaattattttttacctcgaaaatatattgtcttaaatgttaaataa
- a CDS encoding proteasome activator pa28 subunit beta: MESLINKIDKIDPSSPKIKEEYNKFKCDITKQTIESLKERIPERIIFFNNLVNVNSEPGTILNVKDLDSTSYKYKIEQFEENARKKAKVNNSNSKENKSDKNNNDTNIKNFPNNEDSKIIINDQLVYTHYVPSHKQIYDELEKIKSYASELIEIIGNIKLWIQLNVPRIEDGNNFGVGIQEEAIQELARVEESAFNLYDAIVKYYMERAKISTKVIKYPNVLDYQEAIREIDEKEWIHIKITIIDMRNNYIMLYDLLCKNWEKVVKPKNEDAHNRMTF; encoded by the coding sequence ATGGAGAGccttataaataaaattgataaaatCGATCCATCAAGTCCTAAGATAAAGgaagaatataataaatttaaatgtgATATAACAAAACAAACTATAGAATCTCTAAAAGAAAGAATACCAGAaagaataatattttttaataatttggtAAATGTAAATTCTGAACCTGGAACAATATTAAATGTTAAAGATTTAGATAGTAcatcttataaatataaaatagaaCAATTTGAAGAAAATGCAAGAAAAAAAGCTAAagtaaataattcaaatagtaaagaaaataaatcagataaaaataataatgatacaaatattaaaaatttcccaaataatgaagatagtaaaattattataaatgatCAATTAGTATATACTCATTATGTACCATCtcataaacaaatatatgatgaattagaaaaaataaaatcatatGCATCTGAACTTATTGAAATTATaggaaatataaaactatggATACAATTAAATGTACCCAGAATTGAAGATGGTAATAATTTTGGAGTTGGAATACAAGAAGAAGCTATTCAAGAATTAGCAAGAGTTGAAGAAAgtgcatttaatttatatgatgCTAttgttaaatattatatggaAAGAGCAAAAATATCTACCAAAGTTATAAAATATCCAAATGTTTTAGATTATCAAGAAGCTATTAGAGAAATTGATGAGAAAGAATGGATTCACATTAAAATTACAATTATAGATATgagaaataattatattatgctTTATGATTTGTTATGTAAAAATTGGGAAAAAGTAGTTAAACCCAAAAATGAGGATGCTCATAATAGGATGACTTTTTAA
- a CDS encoding heat shock protein ATPase subunit HslU, translated as MKKLHVDKYIKLINFLNKKQKCVSLNFGNVINGTTNNVINGGKCGEKCGQKNDGINDGINGEKNGEKNNTFFSNGQQGRKHTSLLLDRKYKNNDLVIKINYKKQEDVARLNNNVEETELKLKKATMLMNPSGQIDSEVSKNGKKQRSGFGKYKPMHTNNNTGSYTNKIQKNKVDIFNNLGNIKKSQNYEYFASNGMNKNNSEEIPKTEKIINCINKEIDENKIKSNILNGNNNKYNETNCEEFETCAKVKITKENIINVSEIKKNEHDKSENSLKNEDGFKNEDGFKNEDSFKNEDSFKNEDSFKNGESEKRKKKNNNKCLYPHEIVEYLNKYIIGQSEAKKVVANALRQRWRRTQLDEDMKKDVIPKNILMIGPTGVGKTEIARRISMFIDAPFIKVEATKFTEVGFHGKDVDQIIKDLVEIAVKKQKSKMENEIKEQAEETVDNIILYSLLGNSVKCEEKEIWKKYLKEGLLDDKIINIDIPSYINNNNNIFTNDSVENAVKEALSNHQNIKSVKIIHQNMNKQNDKKTMTIKEAKQKLLQIEIDSSINQDVILKTAINSVEEEGIVFIDEIDKICSKSSSSYNGPDASAEGVQRDLLPLIEGCVINTKYGNINTNYILFIASGAFQRVKPNDMLNELQGRLPVHVNLSSLSIQDFIEILTKTHNNLLKQNIALLKTEGIDLHFTDDAIESIANAAHDMNVYIENIGVRRLHTIIEKIMEEINYDVHKNANKSIVIDKEVVKKSLEGFIKQFDLKKYII; from the coding sequence atgaaaaaactTCATGTTGACAAATATATCAAGCTaatcaattttttaaataaaaaacaaaaatgtgTTTCTCTTAATTTCGGCAATGTAATAAATGGAACAACAAATAACGTAATAAATGGCGGAAAGTGTGGCGAAAAATGTGGCCAAAAAAATGACGGAATAAATGACGGAATAAATGGCGAAAAAAAtggcgaaaaaaataatacttttttttcaaatggGCAACAAGGAAGAAAGCATActtctttattattagaccggaaatacaaaaataacgATTTggtgattaaaataaattacaaaaaGCAAGAAGATGTGGCAAGGTTAAATAATAACGTAGAAGAGACCgaattaaaacttaaaaaagcTACTATGCTTATGAATCCTAGTGGTCAAATTGATTCCGAGGTTTccaaaaatggaaaaaaacaaagaaGTGGTTTTGGAAAATACAAACCAATGCACACAAATAATAACACTGGCAGTTacacaaataaaatacaaaaaaacaaagttgacatatttaataatttgggaaatataaaaaaatcacaaaattatgaatatttCGCAAGTAATGGtatgaacaaaaataatTCTGAAGAAATTCcaaaaacagaaaaaataataaattgcataaataaagaaattgatgaaaataaaataaaatcaaatattttaaatggaaataataataaatataatgaaacaAATTGTGAAGAGTTTGAAACTTGTGCTAAAGTAAAAATTAccaaagaaaatattataaatgtgagtgaaataaaaaaaaatgaacatgaCAAAAGTGAAAATAGTCTGAAAAATGAAGATGGctttaaaaatgaagatgGCTTTAAAAATGAAGACAGTTTCAAAAATGAAGACAGTTTCAAAAATGAAGACAGTTTTAAAAATGGGGAAagtgaaaaaagaaaaaaaaaaaataataataaatgtttatatCCCCATGAGATAgtagaatatttaaataaatatataataggtcAATCTGAAGCAAAAAAAGTTGTAGCAAATGCATTAAGACAAAGATGGAGACGAACCCAACTTGATGAAGATATGAAAAAAGATGTAATTCCTAAAAACATATTAATGATAGGACCAACAGGTGTAGGAAAAACCGAAATTGCTAGAAGAATATCTATGTTTATAGATGCACCATTTATTAAAGTAGAAGCAACTAAATTTACAGAAGTAGGGTTTCATGGAAAAGATGTAGATCAAATAATTAAAGATCTAGTCGAAATTGCagtaaaaaaacaaaaaagtaaaatggaaaatgaaataaaagaacAAGCAGAAGAAACTgtagataatataatattatattctcTTTTAGGAAATAGTGTAAAAtgtgaagaaaaagaaatttggaaaaaatatttaaaagaagGATTATTAgatgataaaattataaatatagatataccaagttatataaataataataataatatatttacaaatGATTCTGTTGAAAATGCTGTAAAAGAAGCATTAAGTAAtcatcaaaatataaaaagtgttaaaataatacatcaaaatatgaacaaacaaaatgataaaaaaacaatgaCAATAAAAGAAgcaaaacaaaaattattacaaatAGAAATAGATTCATCTATTAATCAAGATGTGATTCTAAAAACAGCAATCAATTCTGTTGAAGAAGAAGGAATTGTATTTATTGATGAAATTGATAAAATATGTTCAAAATCTTCATCATCTTATAATGGGCCAGATGCAAGTGCTGAAGGAGTTCAACGAGATCTTTTACCTCTAATTGAAGGATGTGTTATAAACACAAAAtatggaaatataaatacaaattatattttatttattgcaTCAGGAGCTTTTCAAAGAGTTAAACCAAATGATATGTTAAATGAATTACAGGGTAGATTACCTGTACATGTAAATTTATCAAGTTTATCTATTCAAGATTTTATAGAGATATTAACTAAaacacataataatttattaaaacaaaatatagcTTTATTAAAAACAGAAGGCATTGATCTTCATTTTACAGATGATGCAATTGAATCTATTGCAAATGCTGCACATGatatgaatgtatatattgaaaatatcGGCGTTCGAAGATTACACacaattattgaaaaaattatggaagaaataaattatgatgTTCATAAAAATGCTAATAAGTCAATAGTTATTGATAAAGAGGTTGTCAAAAAATCTTTAGAAGGTTTTATCAAACAGTTTGACTTGAAGAAATACATAATTTAG
- a CDS encoding apicoplast integral membrane protein, putative: MARMRAVFLFVIITIFIGDIIGEKYKNIKKYKIVRSYICNQYNSDNKFYTENGKKKILNKYRIKYNTKIKRLNVLLNIKEINLIKNVNFLSSINMVTSLSSIFIFMHILNYFKLINNTHRNALLEITDKICSKIFLFNTINDIINTNFQKNIPKYFIIGLFSITQFIFHTLFSNVMACLFYSRDQQNGEKIIEKKNITKCEDNNKENNYLLEKSLSKSNEVSNYIKTKNEDILNKNYHNGSLRNDINNSKQIETSEIERKNNMNNVSLLKHLCTLSHTGLIPMYVFNYMLKKLNYKNDNINIMINFYNLFNSILSKIYVNYFIKNSNIENSGDSSSPDKKINKWCTPLALLNSIFNNSFSYFLLISIFLKFIDKTNTIYENSLKKVLLMFNNILPPSILIIISNILYDGLKENSKIPLKDLFFILNNKYVLIPSFFFVLSHLNDYFKVFEISKNLHLFLLIQAMTPPNYNIYFLSEKISKLQNIKKTLCMSYPIYLIPLFIYSFILFEYFNNKL, encoded by the exons ATGGCAAGGATGCGCGCGGTTTTTCTGTTTGTAATTATCACAATATTTATTGGAGATATAATaggagaaaaatataaaaatataaaaaagtacAAAATAGTAAGAAGTTATATATGCAACCAATataatagtgataataaattttacacAGAAAATgggaagaaaaaaatattaaataaatatagaataaaatataatacaaaaataaaaagacttaatgtattattaaatataaaagaaataaatttaataaaaaatgtaaattttttatcGTCTATAAATATGGTTACAAGCTTAAgtagtatatttatttttatgcatatactaaattattttaaattaataaataatacacaTAGAAATGCATTACTCGAAATTACAGATAAAATTTGTTcaaaaatttttttgtttaacacaataaatgatataataaatacaaatttccaaaaaaatattccgaaatattttattattggTCTTTTTTCAATTACACAATTTATATTTCACACACTTTTTTCAAATGTAATGGCTTGTCTGTTTTATTCGAGAGACCAACaaaatggagaaaaaattatagaaaaaaaaaatataacaaaatgtgaagataataataaagagaATAACTATTTGTTGGAAAAAAGTTTAAGCAAATCTAATGAAGtatcaaattatataaaaacaaaaaatgaagacattttaaataaaaattaccATAACGGTTCATTAAGAAacgatataaataattctaaACAAATCGAAACAAGCGAAatagaaagaaaaaataatatgaataatgtCAGTCTACTAAAACATTTGTGTACATTAAGTCATACAGGGCTTATACCTATGTAtgtgtttaattatatgcttaaaaaattgaattataaaaatgataatataaatataatgattaatttttataatttatttaatagcATTCTTTCGAAGATATatgttaattattttatcaaaaatagtaatattgaaaatagtGGCGACTCATCTAGCCCcgacaaaaaaataaataaatggtGCACCCCATTAGCTCTACTTAATAGTATATTCAACAACTCATTTtcttattttcttttaatttctatatttttaaaatttatcgACAAAACAAATacaatatatgaaaattcACTAAAAAAAGTCTTGTTAATGTTTAACAATATATTACCTCCATCTATACTTATAATAATATCAAATATACTATATGATGGGTTGAAAGAAAATTCTAAAATTCCTTTaaaagatttattttttatattaaataataaatatgtctTAATTCCTTCcttcttttttgttttatctcATCTTAATGATTACTTTAAAGTGTTCGAG ATTTCCAAAAATTTGCACCTCTTTTTACTAATTCAAGCAATGACCCCTCCGaattataacatatattttttaagt gaaaaaatttcaaaattacaaaatataaaaaagacaCTATGTATGTCATATCCAATTTATTTAATCCCACtgtttatttattcttttatattatttgaatattttaataataaattgtaG